The following coding sequences are from one Triticum dicoccoides isolate Atlit2015 ecotype Zavitan chromosome 4A, WEW_v2.0, whole genome shotgun sequence window:
- the LOC119286457 gene encoding atherin, giving the protein MARRSVHRRQEFSFAGDSPTPSPSRGALPPRPPVAATANPMAPRAGEEDFRWLQASGQGSPESGSGSGTPSPQLWAHREQDHHHDRLYPASAGSSPSRAQAIAGYRREMLDLVRGLPEAAYELSLRDIVESRPSPLPPPPPPPPPPPTQPYAVAMQERGGGEPKKDVPAAAIDNDEAKKPSDSGGKKQGKARKQRTMGRTRSRSMERSVSLDTGLLIKLFLPLSGGRKKKVSPKPAAVAPAKDGRKKTKTKKKKKQGKKEEEEEWWKKSEFSQAGSSSGSSNSSASRNSGIGIGNGNGGSDPKAPTRSRSRKRIGCYGFFGANKGKNGVIQE; this is encoded by the exons ATGGCGAGGCGGTCGGTGCATCGGAGGCAGGAGTTCAGCTTCGCGGGGGACTcgccgacgccgtcgccgtcgcggGGCGCGCTGCCTCCCCGGCcgccggtggcggcgacggcgaacCCGATGGCGCCGCGCGCGGGGGAGGAGGACTTCCGCTGGCTGCAGGCGTCGGGGCAAGGCTCGCCCgagtccggctccggctccggcacgCCGTCGCCGCAGCTCTGGGCGCACCGCGAGCAGGACCACCACCACGACCGGCTCTACCCGGCCTCCGCCGGGAGCTCCCCGTCGCGCGCGCAGGCCATCGCCGGCTACCGCCGCGAGATGCTCGACCTCGTCCGCGGCCTCCCCGAGGCCGCCTACGAGCTCTCTCTCCGCGACATCGTCGAGTCCCGGCCATCCCCGctccctcctcctccaccaccaccaccgccacccccGACCCAACCGTACGCCGTCGCTATGCAAGAACGAGGAGGCGGCGAGCCCAAGAAGGACGTCCCTGCGGCAGCCATAGACAACGACGAGGCCAAGAAACCGAGCGACAGCGGTGGCAAGAAACAGGGGAAGGCAAGAAAGCAGAGGACGATGGGGAGGACGCGAAGCCGGAGCATGGAGCGCAGCGTGAGCCTGGACACCGGCCTGCTCATCAAGCTCTTCCTGCCGCTCTCCGGCGGCCGGAAGAAGAAGGTGTCGCCCAAGCCCGCCGCGGTCGCCCCCGCCAAGGACGGCAGGAAGAAGaccaagacgaagaagaagaagaagcaggggaagaaggaggaggaggaggagtggtggaAGAAGAGCGAGTTCAGCCAGgcgggcagcagcagcggcagcagcaacagcagcgccAGCAGGAACAGTGGAATTGGAATTGGAAATGGAAATGGCGGCAGCGATCCAAAAGCTCCGACCAGGAGTAGGAGCAG AAAGAGAATCGGGTGCTATGGTTTCTTCGGGgcaaacaagggcaaaaatggggTCATCCAGGAATAA